Proteins encoded by one window of Rhineura floridana isolate rRhiFlo1 chromosome 9, rRhiFlo1.hap2, whole genome shotgun sequence:
- the MEPE gene encoding matrix extracellular phosphoglycoprotein isoform X1, with protein MESLKMKGALLYLSLCGLAWAQSELQPHYRKAKQKCVGDHQIMLKGRHSKHGFYIFNYVYSSAVPNNQTQFKKEEDNRKNISSATHGPDRKNEPRKPTDNLTDTTQETRADHKHLDATGNGRKFEDRRTTESSHNLHGLHGNTTNWDLRQHHLELTIDKEGNEIATGDNTVEIDGSGDIGFPSPVDTHHGIVISNEYHDRVRDHQDTRGVGNDTFLGKEKDVKSGIFTNTKPSKDRRIKIGVKENDASVIQETDPYHYIPKKIDGQSKAYSKVSLKGKTNATNEESGYIDLLDKSKVDNRTAKLSMDLKVQAKVSEDLLKEAERIRIRGNHTNVLDNGEIKMANEKGISSVTVHTKGKDGYTMIIRKLNGQKDGSGVTEPHKKGDVKDSATSGSHAEVAVVTKVHKNDGTREDVINGRSNVHGEVPGITKLHKKDGAREDVINGRSNIHREVPGSTKLHKKDGTREDVINGRSNIHGEVPGATKLHEKHGTREDVINGRSSSHMEAAGISKSHYGEIGAKGRLINQVEDPDDTKANRTNQSGAIISMKLDSHVDRPGVINSHSKGELTILSRISSNQMSDPGAIKQGQKSPSGVDLINRKSNTGKEGFDSTKTQQKEVGSYEKISRNAHGSKLGDPKMHENGKTGFGVTFQKVSGDTVEGTLSYKKATGDAVDLKRSNLDSSNKNKEHSGQKPIQFKSALSVSHGSHDNIQHTLNIPKSDNLQNREHSLATVKSNKKVIQPSKKASKVNTGTYGSRTAKQYHGYLGSLRRKSSRRDKKRQSVVHTNDSSQSSESEENSRQSYEDYQNDKPGSYQSTRSVEDLSAESNESDDHTQMEDQKTSSQEDSWEQKSTA; from the exons GAGCTTCAACCTCattacaggaaagcaaagcagaAGTGTGTGGGAGATCATCAG ATAATGCTCAAAGGACGTCATTCCAAGCATGGATTTTACATATTTAATTATGTGTACTCATCAGCAGTGCCCAACAATCAGACACAGTTTAAG AAAGAAGAAGATAACAGAAAAAACATTTCCAGTGCCACTCATGGGCCTGACAGGAAAAATGAGCCAAGGAAGCCTACTGACAATCTCACTGACACAACACAAGAGACCAGGGCAGACCATAAGCACTTGGATGCAACTGGAAATGGAAGAAAGTTTGAGGACAGGAGAACTACTGAAAGCAGCCACAATTTGCATGGACTTCATGGAAACACTACAAACTGGGATCTTCGCCAGCATCACTTAGAGTTGACTATAGACAAAGAAGGGAATGAAATTGCAACAGGAGATAACACTGTTGAGATAGATGGGAGTGGTGACATAGGTTTTCCAAGCCCAGTTGACACCCATCATGGCATCGTTATTAGCAATGAATATCATGACCGAGTCAGAGACCACCAAGACACAAGAGGCGTTGGCAATGATACATTTTTGGGAAAAGAGAAAGATGTCAAATCTGGAATCTTTACTAACACCAAGCCGTCAAAAGATCGCCGCATCAAAATTGGGGTGAAAGAGAATGATGCCAGTGTAATCCAGGAAACTGATCCTTACCATTATATTCCCAAGAAAATAGATGGACAGAGCAAAGCTTATTCAAAAGTCTCTTTGAAAGGCAAAACCAATGCCACCAATGAGGAGTCAGGTTACATTGATTTGTTAGATAAAAGCAAAGTGGATAACAGAACCGCCAAATTAAGTATGGATCTCAAAGTACAGGCTAAGGTTTCTGAAGATCTTCTAAAGGAAGCGGAGCGCATAAGAATCAGAGGCAACCACACCAATGTTTTAGACAATGGTGAAATTAAAATGGCTAATGAAAAAGGTATTAGCAGTGTTACAGTGCACACAAAAGGCAAAGATGGATATACTATGATAATTAGGAAACTGAATGGACAGAAGGACGGATCTGGAGTTACTGAACCACATAAAAAAGGTGATGTAAAAGATAGTGCCACTAGTGGCAGCCATGCAGAAGTAGCTGTTGTCACCAAAGTACATAAAAATGATGGAACAAGAGAGGATGTCATCAACGGGAGGTCCAACGTCCATGGGGAAGTACCTGGTATTACCAAACTACACAAAAAAGATGGAGCAAGAGAGGATGTCATCAACGGGAGGTCCAACATCCATCGGGAAGTACCTGGTTCTACCAAACTACATAAAAAAGATGGAACAAGAGAGGATGTCATCAACGGGAGATCCAACATCCATGGGGAAGTACCTGGTGCTACCAAACTACATGAAAAACATGGAACGAGAGAGGATGTCATTAATGGGAGGTCCAGCAGTCATATGGAAGCAGCTGGTATCTCCAAATCACATTATGGTGAAATTGGTGCTAAAGGAAGGCTTATCAATCAAGTGGAGGATCCTGATGACACCAAGGCAAATAGAACAAATCAAAGTGGAGCTATAATCAGTATGAAGCTTGATAGTCATGTGGATAGACCTGGAGTTATTAACTCACATTCAAAAGGTGAACTTACTATCCTTAGTAGAATTTCTAGCAACCAAATGTCAGATCCCGGTGCAATAAAGCAAGGTCAAAAAAGTCCCAGTGGAGTTGATTTGATTAATAGAAAATCTAACACTGGTAAAGAAGGTTTTGATTCCACCAAAACTCAACAAAAAGAAGTTGGCAGTTATGAAAAAATAAGCAGAAATGCTCATGGAAGTAAATTGGGTGATCCAAAGATGCATGAAAATGGCAAAACTGGATTTGGTGTTACATTTCAAAAAGTCAGTGGGGACACTGTAGAAGGAACTCTCAGTTACAAGAAAGCCACTGGAGATGCTGTAGATCTCAAGAGGAGTAATTTGGATTCTTCCAATAAAAACAAGGAACACAGTGGTCAAAAACCTATTCAGTTCAAAAGTGCTCTGTCAGTATCCCATGGATCTCATGACAATATCCAACACACCCTTAATATTCCAAAGAGTGACAACCTTCAAAACCGGGAGCATTCACTGGCCACTGTGAAGAGCAATAAGAAGGTAATACAGCCAAGCAAAAAGGCATCTAAGGTTAACACTGGAACATATGGAAGCAGGACAGCTAAGCAATACCATGGGTATTTGGGCAGCCTGCGGAGAAAGAGCAGTCGGCGTGATAAAAAGCGTCAATCAGTTGTCCATACAAATGATAGCAGCCAATCATCTGAGAGTGAGGAAAACAGCCGACAGTCGTATGAAGACTATCAGAATGACAAGCCTGGCAGTTATCAATCAACCAGGAGTGTTGAAGACCTATCTGCTGAGAGTAATGAAAGTGATGATCATACCCAAATGGAAGACCAAAAGACCAGTTCTCAAGAAGATTCCTGGGAGCAGAAAAGCACTGCTTAA
- the MEPE gene encoding matrix extracellular phosphoglycoprotein isoform X2 translates to MKGALLYLSLCGLAWAQSELQPHYRKAKQKCVGDHQIMLKGRHSKHGFYIFNYVYSSAVPNNQTQFKKEEDNRKNISSATHGPDRKNEPRKPTDNLTDTTQETRADHKHLDATGNGRKFEDRRTTESSHNLHGLHGNTTNWDLRQHHLELTIDKEGNEIATGDNTVEIDGSGDIGFPSPVDTHHGIVISNEYHDRVRDHQDTRGVGNDTFLGKEKDVKSGIFTNTKPSKDRRIKIGVKENDASVIQETDPYHYIPKKIDGQSKAYSKVSLKGKTNATNEESGYIDLLDKSKVDNRTAKLSMDLKVQAKVSEDLLKEAERIRIRGNHTNVLDNGEIKMANEKGISSVTVHTKGKDGYTMIIRKLNGQKDGSGVTEPHKKGDVKDSATSGSHAEVAVVTKVHKNDGTREDVINGRSNVHGEVPGITKLHKKDGAREDVINGRSNIHREVPGSTKLHKKDGTREDVINGRSNIHGEVPGATKLHEKHGTREDVINGRSSSHMEAAGISKSHYGEIGAKGRLINQVEDPDDTKANRTNQSGAIISMKLDSHVDRPGVINSHSKGELTILSRISSNQMSDPGAIKQGQKSPSGVDLINRKSNTGKEGFDSTKTQQKEVGSYEKISRNAHGSKLGDPKMHENGKTGFGVTFQKVSGDTVEGTLSYKKATGDAVDLKRSNLDSSNKNKEHSGQKPIQFKSALSVSHGSHDNIQHTLNIPKSDNLQNREHSLATVKSNKKVIQPSKKASKVNTGTYGSRTAKQYHGYLGSLRRKSSRRDKKRQSVVHTNDSSQSSESEENSRQSYEDYQNDKPGSYQSTRSVEDLSAESNESDDHTQMEDQKTSSQEDSWEQKSTA, encoded by the exons GAGCTTCAACCTCattacaggaaagcaaagcagaAGTGTGTGGGAGATCATCAG ATAATGCTCAAAGGACGTCATTCCAAGCATGGATTTTACATATTTAATTATGTGTACTCATCAGCAGTGCCCAACAATCAGACACAGTTTAAG AAAGAAGAAGATAACAGAAAAAACATTTCCAGTGCCACTCATGGGCCTGACAGGAAAAATGAGCCAAGGAAGCCTACTGACAATCTCACTGACACAACACAAGAGACCAGGGCAGACCATAAGCACTTGGATGCAACTGGAAATGGAAGAAAGTTTGAGGACAGGAGAACTACTGAAAGCAGCCACAATTTGCATGGACTTCATGGAAACACTACAAACTGGGATCTTCGCCAGCATCACTTAGAGTTGACTATAGACAAAGAAGGGAATGAAATTGCAACAGGAGATAACACTGTTGAGATAGATGGGAGTGGTGACATAGGTTTTCCAAGCCCAGTTGACACCCATCATGGCATCGTTATTAGCAATGAATATCATGACCGAGTCAGAGACCACCAAGACACAAGAGGCGTTGGCAATGATACATTTTTGGGAAAAGAGAAAGATGTCAAATCTGGAATCTTTACTAACACCAAGCCGTCAAAAGATCGCCGCATCAAAATTGGGGTGAAAGAGAATGATGCCAGTGTAATCCAGGAAACTGATCCTTACCATTATATTCCCAAGAAAATAGATGGACAGAGCAAAGCTTATTCAAAAGTCTCTTTGAAAGGCAAAACCAATGCCACCAATGAGGAGTCAGGTTACATTGATTTGTTAGATAAAAGCAAAGTGGATAACAGAACCGCCAAATTAAGTATGGATCTCAAAGTACAGGCTAAGGTTTCTGAAGATCTTCTAAAGGAAGCGGAGCGCATAAGAATCAGAGGCAACCACACCAATGTTTTAGACAATGGTGAAATTAAAATGGCTAATGAAAAAGGTATTAGCAGTGTTACAGTGCACACAAAAGGCAAAGATGGATATACTATGATAATTAGGAAACTGAATGGACAGAAGGACGGATCTGGAGTTACTGAACCACATAAAAAAGGTGATGTAAAAGATAGTGCCACTAGTGGCAGCCATGCAGAAGTAGCTGTTGTCACCAAAGTACATAAAAATGATGGAACAAGAGAGGATGTCATCAACGGGAGGTCCAACGTCCATGGGGAAGTACCTGGTATTACCAAACTACACAAAAAAGATGGAGCAAGAGAGGATGTCATCAACGGGAGGTCCAACATCCATCGGGAAGTACCTGGTTCTACCAAACTACATAAAAAAGATGGAACAAGAGAGGATGTCATCAACGGGAGATCCAACATCCATGGGGAAGTACCTGGTGCTACCAAACTACATGAAAAACATGGAACGAGAGAGGATGTCATTAATGGGAGGTCCAGCAGTCATATGGAAGCAGCTGGTATCTCCAAATCACATTATGGTGAAATTGGTGCTAAAGGAAGGCTTATCAATCAAGTGGAGGATCCTGATGACACCAAGGCAAATAGAACAAATCAAAGTGGAGCTATAATCAGTATGAAGCTTGATAGTCATGTGGATAGACCTGGAGTTATTAACTCACATTCAAAAGGTGAACTTACTATCCTTAGTAGAATTTCTAGCAACCAAATGTCAGATCCCGGTGCAATAAAGCAAGGTCAAAAAAGTCCCAGTGGAGTTGATTTGATTAATAGAAAATCTAACACTGGTAAAGAAGGTTTTGATTCCACCAAAACTCAACAAAAAGAAGTTGGCAGTTATGAAAAAATAAGCAGAAATGCTCATGGAAGTAAATTGGGTGATCCAAAGATGCATGAAAATGGCAAAACTGGATTTGGTGTTACATTTCAAAAAGTCAGTGGGGACACTGTAGAAGGAACTCTCAGTTACAAGAAAGCCACTGGAGATGCTGTAGATCTCAAGAGGAGTAATTTGGATTCTTCCAATAAAAACAAGGAACACAGTGGTCAAAAACCTATTCAGTTCAAAAGTGCTCTGTCAGTATCCCATGGATCTCATGACAATATCCAACACACCCTTAATATTCCAAAGAGTGACAACCTTCAAAACCGGGAGCATTCACTGGCCACTGTGAAGAGCAATAAGAAGGTAATACAGCCAAGCAAAAAGGCATCTAAGGTTAACACTGGAACATATGGAAGCAGGACAGCTAAGCAATACCATGGGTATTTGGGCAGCCTGCGGAGAAAGAGCAGTCGGCGTGATAAAAAGCGTCAATCAGTTGTCCATACAAATGATAGCAGCCAATCATCTGAGAGTGAGGAAAACAGCCGACAGTCGTATGAAGACTATCAGAATGACAAGCCTGGCAGTTATCAATCAACCAGGAGTGTTGAAGACCTATCTGCTGAGAGTAATGAAAGTGATGATCATACCCAAATGGAAGACCAAAAGACCAGTTCTCAAGAAGATTCCTGGGAGCAGAAAAGCACTGCTTAA